Proteins encoded in a region of the Lycorma delicatula isolate Av1 chromosome 6, ASM4794821v1, whole genome shotgun sequence genome:
- the LOC142326546 gene encoding uncharacterized protein LOC142326546 → MEERERERERERIQVDLVQLKEEPFNMINGDIPKDPLSIEETISVKSKNVKVENEMESEISLNDEVSPQFNLNMKTDELEINCLHSVKIEEEIEYPDHVTVSKETIKGNTKHCITCKRCINSSVHDGITKKKIECKCASGDITTEENLVENVNSENNLPIQKGKKLVCDYCDERFKCKCYIKRINFHGKKKKNNSNFCQKSLIHDNDINPPYA, encoded by the exons CAGGTagatttagtacaactgaaagaggaaccgtTTAATATGATTAATGGTGATATTCCAAAAGATCCTTTATCAATTGAAGAGACCATCTCagttaaatcaaaaaatgtaaaagtggAAAATGAAATG gaatctgagatctcattaaatgatGAAGTTTCACCACAGTTTAATCTTAACATGAAAACCGATGAACttgaaattaattgtttacaCTCTGTGAAGATAGAAGAAGAGATTGAATATCCAgatcat gTTACCGTCAGTAAAGAAACCATCAAGGGAAATACCAAGCATTGTATTACCTGCAAGAGATGCATAAATAGTTCTGTGCATgatggaattacaaaaaaaaaaattgagtgtaaGTGTGCATCTGGTGATATAACGACAGAAGAAAATTTAGTCGAGAATGTAAATAGTGAAAACAATTTACCTATccagaaaggaaagaaattggtttgtgaCTATTGCGATGAAAGATTcaaatgtaaatgttatataaagaGAATTAACTttcacggtaaaaaaaaaaaaaataatagtaacttttgtcaaaagtctcttATTCATGATAATGATATTAACCCACCTTATgcataa